One window of Bos javanicus breed banteng chromosome 1, ARS-OSU_banteng_1.0, whole genome shotgun sequence genomic DNA carries:
- the LOC133244865 gene encoding uncharacterized protein LOC133244865: MRKLKLKGKGYLLKVTEILTTGVWIQNQSDEMTDWAKVRISATSIQLVHIHIKMSGVWQWGGKTPAFFADAVEGALLSAWVEVAWRLLDLEAWLAQNSERLGLAVWPRNPLYSSPGRTPGSLGMLSDSCVSAAVALEPGASWACSGSHRLGCQRRAAAAALPSAGSPAAYTWTGSPGAGQLSKLWFLLSLRLWPSMEGGEPGAVAGRH, encoded by the exons atgaggaaactgaagctcaagggCAAGGgttacttgctcaaggtcacagaaatACTAACTACTGGAGTCTGGATTCAAAACCAG TCTGATGAAATGACAGACTGGGCAAAAGTACGTATCTCAGCGACAAGCATACAGTTGGTCCACATACATATAAAG ATGTCGGGAGTCTGGCAATGGGGAGGAAAGACACCTGCTTTCTTTGCTGATGCCGTTGAGGGAGCCCTTCTGTCTGCCTGGGTGGAGGTAGCCTGGAGGCTTCTGGACCTAGAAGCTTGGCTTGCACAGAACTCTGAGAGGCTGGGTCTCGCTGTCTGGCCCAG GAATCCCCTTTATAGCTCTCCAGGCCGGACCCCTGGATCCCTGGGAATGCTGTCTGACAGCTGTGTGAGTGCAGCCGTGGCTCTTGAACCGGGTGCCAGCTGGGCGTGCTCTGGGAGCCACCGCTTGGGATGTCAGAGGCGAGCTGCTGCAGCCGCCCTTCCGTCAGCAGGAAGCCCAGCCGCATACACTTGGACAGGAAGCCCCGGTGCTGGCcagctgagcaagctctggtTTCTCCTGAGTCTGAGGCTTTGGCCCAGCATGGAGGGAGGCGAGCCAGGTGCTGTGGCTGGGCGGCACTGA